Proteins encoded within one genomic window of Panicum virgatum strain AP13 chromosome 1N, P.virgatum_v5, whole genome shotgun sequence:
- the LOC120655948 gene encoding protein FANTASTIC FOUR 3-like, whose product MAATACAYGYQQQGTRPLALAAPARSSSQAPDPFLTGFDDDAAVTPPPPPPPPRQCTKAPPPFPPRHLGICTEGLGSESSGDIDLSDLSDDVNTLVVPCKRQHRDGGGEGPGRRARGGRPAPFPPPISVIGAGGKPWLYLRPHREDGRLVLREIRIPSRELLQARREGGRFKLQFAQHQPEDEPEDVHHHHHHHHQCQDHEPADEKKQEGHE is encoded by the coding sequence ATGGCCGCGACCGCGTGCGCCTACGGGTACCAGCAGCAGGGGACCCGGCCGCTGGCGctggccgcgccggcgaggtccTCGTCGCAGGCACCCGACCCGTTTCTCACCGGCTTCGATGATGATGCGGCGGtaacgccgcccccgccgccgccgccgccacggcagtGCACCAAGGCGCCTCCGCCCTTCCCGCCGCGCCACCTCGGGATCTGCACCGAGGGCCTCGGCTCCGAGAGCTCCGGTGACATCGACCTCAGCGATCTCTCCGACGATGTCAACACCCTGGTGGTGCCGTGCAAGAGGCAGCaccgcgacggcggtggcgaggggCCGGGGAGGCGGGCGAGGGGCGGGAGGCCGGCGCCGTTCCCGCCCCCGATCTCGGTGATCGGGGCCGGCGGGAAGCCGTGGCTCTACCTCCGGCCCCACCGGGAGGACGGCCGCCTCGTGCTGCGGGAGATCAGGATACCGTCCCGGGAGCTGCTCCAGGCGCGCCGGGAGGGCGGCCGGTTCAAACTCCAGTTCGCGCAGCACCAGCCGGAGGACGAACCGGAGGAtgtgcatcatcatcatcatcatcatcatcaatgcCAAGACCATGAACCAGCAGATGAGAAAAAGCAAGAAGGGCACGAATAG